From the Oxobacter pfennigii genome, one window contains:
- a CDS encoding helix-turn-helix transcriptional regulator, whose protein sequence is MNELFMGLAWNKKLEILRTIKGWSQIEAAEQCQTNQKAYWNWEKGKVCPRRDSQKVIAAAFGVDIKEIFGNEYKSA, encoded by the coding sequence ATGAATGAACTATTTATGGGATTAGCCTGGAATAAAAAACTTGAAATATTAAGGACCATTAAAGGATGGTCCCAGATAGAAGCAGCGGAACAATGCCAAACAAATCAGAAGGCATACTGGAATTGGGAAAAAGGCAAAGTATGCCCCAGGAGAGACAGTCAGAAGGTAATAGCTGCTGCTTTTGGGGTGGACATAAAGGAGATATTTGGCAATGAATATAAAAGTGCATAG
- a CDS encoding helix-turn-helix domain-containing protein, whose protein sequence is MFDKKEIGKKVKQAREIKSEKIGYKFTGLMLANELGLSRSYIGDIEAGRSPAPKEVLNKIIEICGLPQNYFDEDDFRSFSITDDDEINQLEQEFKLMFHKIKKLSSSDRQKILKMIDIFEKENNE, encoded by the coding sequence ATGTTTGATAAGAAGGAAATTGGAAAAAAAGTAAAACAAGCTAGAGAAATTAAGAGTGAAAAAATTGGTTATAAGTTCACAGGGCTTATGTTGGCTAATGAACTTGGTCTGTCTAGGAGCTATATTGGGGATATAGAAGCTGGCCGCTCACCTGCCCCAAAAGAAGTTTTAAATAAAATAATAGAAATATGTGGATTGCCGCAAAATTATTTTGATGAGGATGATTTCCGTTCTTTCTCTATAACAGATGACGATGAAATAAATCAGTTAGAGCAGGAATTTAAATTAATGTTTCACAAAATAAAAAAGCTTTCATCAAGCGATAGGCAAAAAATATTAAAAATGATTGATATATTTGAAAAGGAGAACAATGAATAA
- a CDS encoding ImmA/IrrE family metallo-endopeptidase, with product MRRLEEDNSIRITFEKLDSIYGLLYKGLNDKYLIVINSNLSPEKQLETIWHESKHLYSHDMEEGDMEVIEKEAVEFSKYALEYSPEVLSECRNAW from the coding sequence ATGAGACGCTTGGAAGAAGATAATTCTATCAGAATTACTTTTGAAAAGTTAGATAGTATTTATGGATTGCTTTATAAAGGTCTTAACGATAAATATCTTATTGTTATTAATTCAAATTTATCACCCGAAAAACAACTCGAAACCATATGGCACGAATCGAAACATCTATATTCCCATGACATGGAAGAAGGCGATATGGAAGTAATAGAGAAGGAGGCTGTTGAATTTAGTAAATATGCTTTAGAATACTCACCCGAAGTTTTATCCGAATGTAGAAATGCTTGGTAA